One Bacteroidales bacterium DNA window includes the following coding sequences:
- a CDS encoding ATP-dependent Clp protease adaptor ClpS has protein sequence MKEVLKEKKQTNFEIDDASKKSSKLFLLNDDVNSFDHVINSLISVCNFNEEQAEQCTILAHFKGKCILKSGSKSDLLPLKEMLADKKISSLVTD, from the coding sequence ATGAAAGAAGTGCTAAAAGAAAAAAAACAAACAAATTTTGAAATTGATGACGCATCAAAAAAATCAAGTAAATTATTTTTACTAAATGATGATGTAAACTCATTTGACCATGTAATTAATTCGTTAATTTCGGTTTGTAATTTTAACGAAGAGCAAGCAGAACAATGCACAATTTTAGCTCATTTTAAAGGTAAATGTATTTTAAAAAGTGGATCAAAATCAGATTTGCTACCTTTAAAAGAGATGCTAGCTGACAAAAAAATAAGCTCATTAGTAACTGATTAA
- a CDS encoding radical SAM protein, whose protein sequence is MYTFSDYAHRGMLLINNTLFKRRKKLSSVMLYSTDLCNSKCLHCYIWQKQPKQSMPLSSIKKIVESSAVTKRTKIGLEGGEFLLHPEANEILDYMTKNHPNFDLLSNCVNPSKLIDLCEKYLVLDPNKKHKFIPRLYISLDGKDSTHEKIRGVKGVYPKVIEVIEALHKKVPISVMFTLTPFNSFEDLVHVGELCKKYNVDMRVGIYNNMEYFETKETAHTGKGNTLDYKISEIPEIVKNFEENYDFMMPYQCFRNGELKLPCLSIKDSIVIYPNGDVPLCQNKQKILGNVNNEPLEKIINKPESVKCHKDHRRCNECWVNFHRKYDIVLYRGMEKILPKKIIEMFFGKYQWNKNKNQSYSKTLKTYGKD, encoded by the coding sequence ATGTACACATTTTCCGACTATGCTCATAGAGGCATGTTATTAATAAACAATACTCTTTTTAAAAGAAGAAAGAAATTATCGTCTGTAATGCTTTATTCCACAGACTTATGCAATTCCAAATGCTTACACTGCTACATTTGGCAAAAGCAACCAAAACAATCAATGCCTTTGTCTTCAATAAAAAAAATTGTTGAAAGTTCTGCTGTAACCAAACGTACAAAAATAGGTTTAGAAGGTGGCGAATTTTTGCTACACCCTGAGGCAAACGAAATTTTGGATTACATGACAAAAAATCATCCAAATTTTGATTTGCTGTCAAACTGTGTAAACCCAAGCAAATTAATAGATTTATGCGAGAAATATCTTGTCTTAGATCCTAATAAAAAACATAAATTTATTCCTCGCCTATACATATCGCTTGATGGCAAAGATAGCACCCACGAAAAAATAAGAGGCGTAAAAGGAGTATACCCAAAAGTGATTGAAGTTATCGAGGCTTTACACAAAAAAGTTCCTATATCAGTGATGTTTACATTAACACCTTTCAACTCTTTTGAAGATCTTGTTCATGTTGGCGAGCTTTGCAAAAAATACAATGTAGATATGCGTGTAGGAATATACAACAACATGGAATATTTCGAAACCAAAGAAACAGCGCATACTGGAAAAGGAAATACACTTGATTATAAAATATCAGAAATTCCTGAAATTGTAAAAAATTTTGAAGAAAACTACGACTTTATGATGCCTTATCAATGCTTTAGAAATGGTGAATTAAAACTCCCATGCTTAAGCATAAAAGATAGCATTGTAATTTATCCAAACGGTGATGTGCCTTTATGCCAAAATAAACAAAAAATACTCGGCAATGTAAACAATGAACCACTTGAAAAAATAATAAACAAACCAGAAAGTGTAAAGTGCCACAAAGATCACCGCAGATGCAACGAGTGTTGGGTGAACTTCCACAGAAAATATGATATAGTGCTATACAGAGGTATGGAAAAAATATTACCTAAGAAAATTATTGAAATGTTTTTTGGCAAATATCAATGGAACAAGAACAAAAATCAATCTTATTCTAAAACACTTAAAACTTACGGAAAAGATTAA
- a CDS encoding Gfo/Idh/MocA family oxidoreductase, which yields MDFLISKYKQMRKAKMLKSPEGKYAFVGIGQHSMSNLYPIIHYLGIDLKYLVVQSEKTLSMLQNSQYAKIATNDLDAVISDNDIKGIFISATPKAHYGLLKKVISGNKKVFVEKPPCYGEKELKELQNLEQQYKNAGVFVGLQKRYAPAIEKLAAKIKKEKVDYYNIKYRTGKYPEGNKTYDLFIHYIDLAIYLFGKVKSFEHVISNEGVVFIIFNHENGTKGFLELSCNHSWKNIDEGLYMATSKGFYTLSGLSSLSFTAKPSSIMGIPMEKVFETKTTIQYLYNQKQELPTPEENNISTNGYFGEINNFIAWCNSGDSKYNKSSLDSISHLYYILDKINEIIK from the coding sequence ATGGATTTTCTTATATCGAAATACAAGCAAATGCGCAAAGCAAAAATGCTAAAATCGCCAGAAGGCAAATACGCTTTTGTGGGTATAGGACAACACTCTATGAGCAATTTATATCCTATTATTCACTATCTTGGCATAGATTTAAAATATTTGGTTGTGCAAAGTGAAAAAACACTATCAATGCTACAAAACAGCCAATATGCAAAAATAGCAACCAACGATTTAGATGCAGTTATTTCGGACAACGACATAAAAGGAATTTTTATATCAGCAACGCCAAAAGCGCATTATGGCTTGTTAAAAAAAGTAATCAGTGGTAACAAAAAAGTATTTGTAGAAAAGCCGCCATGCTATGGGGAAAAAGAACTAAAAGAACTACAAAACTTAGAGCAACAATACAAAAATGCAGGCGTATTCGTTGGATTACAAAAAAGATACGCCCCAGCAATAGAAAAATTAGCCGCTAAAATAAAAAAAGAAAAAGTTGATTATTACAATATAAAATACCGAACAGGAAAATATCCTGAAGGAAACAAAACATACGACTTATTTATACATTATATAGATTTAGCTATATATCTTTTTGGAAAAGTAAAAAGTTTTGAACATGTTATAAGCAACGAAGGTGTCGTTTTTATCATATTTAATCACGAAAATGGCACAAAAGGATTTTTGGAACTTTCATGCAATCATTCGTGGAAAAACATAGACGAAGGATTATATATGGCAACAAGCAAAGGTTTTTACACGCTTTCGGGCTTAAGCTCTCTTAGCTTTACAGCAAAACCTTCTTCTATTATGGGTATTCCTATGGAAAAAGTTTTTGAAACAAAAACGACTATACAATACCTATATAATCAAAAACAAGAATTGCCAACACCTGAAGAGAATAATATATCTACAAATGGCTATTTTGGCGAAATAAATAATTTTATAGCATGGTGCAATAGTGGAGATAGCAAATACAACAAATCCTCATTAGACTCTATATCGCACCTATACTACATTTTAGACAAAATAAACGAAATTATAAAATAA
- a CDS encoding sigma-54-dependent Fis family transcriptional regulator, whose protein sequence is MSYILVIDDEEPIRNALREILEYEKFKVLEAENGIIGLELLKKNKVDVVLCDIKMPQMDGIEVLEKIQETSDIPVVMISGHGNIETAVEAIKRGAFDYISKPLDLNRLLVSVRNALDRHILVSETKKLKQKISKAYDIVGDSEAITNIKEMIERVAPTDARVLITGENGTGKELVARWLHELSGRCGNAFIEVNCAAIPSELIESQLFGHEKGAFTSAIKQRKGDFELANGGTLFLDEIGDMSLSAQAKVLRALQENKITRVGGEKEIPINVRIVAATNKNVREEIAKNNFREDLYHRLSVIIIDVPPLRDRLEDIPLLVEHFSAEISNSQGKPIKQFSNKAYDELKKLPWTGNVRELRNVVERLIILSGKEVTDKDVKEFARPLI, encoded by the coding sequence ATGAGTTATATTTTAGTTATAGACGACGAAGAACCTATCCGTAATGCTTTGCGAGAAATTCTTGAATATGAAAAATTTAAAGTTCTTGAAGCTGAAAATGGAATAATAGGGTTGGAATTATTAAAGAAAAACAAAGTAGATGTAGTTCTGTGCGATATAAAAATGCCTCAAATGGATGGCATTGAAGTATTGGAAAAAATACAGGAAACTTCAGATATTCCAGTTGTAATGATATCTGGACATGGAAATATAGAAACTGCTGTTGAAGCAATTAAGCGTGGAGCTTTTGATTACATCTCAAAACCGCTAGATTTGAATCGTTTGTTAGTGAGTGTTAGAAATGCTTTAGATAGGCATATTCTTGTTTCTGAAACTAAAAAATTAAAACAAAAAATTTCAAAAGCATACGATATTGTTGGCGATTCTGAAGCTATTACGAATATTAAAGAAATGATTGAGCGTGTGGCTCCAACTGATGCTCGGGTGCTTATTACTGGCGAAAATGGCACAGGTAAAGAGCTTGTAGCCAGATGGTTACATGAGCTAAGCGGTAGATGCGGAAATGCTTTTATAGAAGTAAATTGTGCTGCAATTCCAAGCGAACTAATTGAAAGTCAACTGTTTGGACATGAAAAAGGAGCGTTTACATCGGCAATAAAACAGCGAAAAGGTGATTTTGAATTAGCAAATGGCGGAACTTTGTTTTTAGATGAAATTGGCGACATGAGCTTATCCGCACAGGCAAAGGTGTTGAGAGCTTTGCAGGAAAATAAAATCACGCGCGTTGGTGGTGAAAAGGAAATACCTATTAATGTTAGAATTGTTGCAGCAACCAACAAAAATGTTCGCGAAGAAATTGCTAAAAACAATTTTCGAGAAGATTTATATCATAGGCTTTCAGTTATCATTATAGATGTTCCTCCTTTGCGTGATAGACTAGAGGATATTCCTTTGTTAGTTGAGCATTTTTCTGCTGAAATATCTAATAGCCAAGGTAAGCCTATCAAGCAGTTTTCAAATAAGGCTTATGATGAGTTGAAAAAGCTACCTTGGACTGGAAATGTTAGGGAATTGCGCAATGTTGTTGAAAGATTGATTATTTTATCAGGAAAAGAAGTAACAGACAAAGATGTAAAGGAATTTGCTAGACCTTTGATTTAA
- a CDS encoding M48 family metallopeptidase — translation MKKGVFLLILVSAFLIECTTVPVTNRKQFRMLPESMINSMALTAYNEFMASNKLIPSSDSRTSQVKTVGAKLQNATINYMKKNGYSKRLNQFSWSFNLVESPTVNAFCLPGGKIVVYSGILPITGTEAGLATVLSHEIAHAVARHGNERMSQQLTLQLGGIALDVAMQEKAKETRDIFNLCYGIGGNLGLLAYSREHEYEADKIGMVFMALAGYDPSEAISFWEKMAAKNSGANVPQFLSTHPSDQNRIAEMKKFLPKAKTYLNQN, via the coding sequence ATGAAAAAAGGAGTTTTTTTATTAATATTAGTATCTGCTTTTCTTATAGAATGCACTACGGTGCCTGTAACAAATCGCAAACAATTTCGCATGTTGCCAGAAAGCATGATTAATTCTATGGCTCTTACTGCGTATAATGAATTTATGGCTTCAAATAAGCTAATACCAAGTAGTGATAGTAGAACTTCACAAGTAAAAACTGTTGGTGCAAAACTTCAAAATGCAACAATTAATTACATGAAAAAAAATGGTTATTCTAAAAGATTAAATCAATTTTCATGGTCGTTTAATCTTGTTGAAAGTCCAACTGTAAATGCTTTTTGCCTACCAGGAGGAAAAATAGTTGTTTATTCAGGAATACTACCTATAACTGGTACAGAAGCAGGCTTAGCTACTGTTTTAAGTCACGAAATAGCTCATGCTGTTGCAAGACACGGAAACGAACGCATGAGTCAGCAATTAACACTACAATTAGGAGGTATCGCTCTTGATGTAGCTATGCAAGAAAAAGCAAAGGAGACAAGAGATATTTTCAATCTTTGCTATGGTATAGGAGGCAATTTAGGTTTATTAGCTTATTCTCGCGAACACGAGTATGAAGCAGATAAAATTGGAATGGTTTTTATGGCTCTTGCTGGCTACGACCCAAGTGAAGCTATAAGTTTCTGGGAAAAAATGGCAGCAAAAAATAGTGGAGCTAATGTTCCTCAATTTTTAAGCACTCACCCAAGCGATCAAAATCGAATTGCTGAAATGAAAAAATTCTTGCCAAAAGCAAAAACTTACTTAAATCAAAACTAA
- a CDS encoding thioesterase family protein: MLEIGLSYEQEKIVSKQDTAIAHGSGSLNVFATPAMIAFMENTCMKLASKYLDSEQTTVGISVNIQHIKATLPDKKVKCIASLIEIDNRILKFKVDVFDEENKIGEGFHQRAIVNIEKFLSKLK; encoded by the coding sequence ATGTTAGAAATTGGATTAAGCTACGAGCAAGAAAAAATTGTAAGTAAACAAGACACTGCCATAGCGCATGGTTCAGGAAGTTTGAATGTTTTTGCAACTCCTGCAATGATAGCTTTTATGGAAAATACTTGCATGAAATTAGCTTCAAAATATTTGGATTCAGAGCAAACAACAGTTGGCATAAGCGTTAATATTCAGCACATTAAGGCAACTTTGCCCGACAAAAAAGTTAAATGTATTGCTTCTTTAATTGAAATAGACAATAGAATTCTAAAATTTAAAGTTGATGTTTTCGATGAAGAAAATAAAATTGGAGAAGGTTTTCATCAGCGAGCTATCGTAAATATTGAAAAATTTTTATCTAAATTAAAATGA
- the floA gene encoding flotillin-like protein FloA (flotillin-like protein involved in membrane lipid rafts): protein MKLIFLLLSSNASVGIYFAIAIGALIALWLLFYLIPVGLWFNALLSGVKVSLIQLILMRWRKVPPAIIVNALITSFKAGIPLNRNELEAHYLAGGRVKNVVNALISADKANIPLDFKSATAIDLAGRDVFEAVQMSVNPKVINTPPVTAVAKDGIQLIAKARVTVRANIRQLVGGAGEETVLARVGEGIVTSIGSSYNHKEVLENPDKISKVVLQRGLDAGTAFEILSIDIADIDVGKNIGAILQMDQAQADKNIAQAKAEERRAMAVALEQENIAKAQEARARVIEAEAEIPKAMAEAFRSGNLGVIDYYKIKNIEADTDMRKNISKD from the coding sequence ATGAAACTAATTTTTCTTCTACTATCTTCAAATGCTAGCGTAGGCATATATTTTGCAATAGCTATTGGCGCTCTTATTGCTTTATGGCTACTATTCTATTTAATTCCTGTAGGATTATGGTTCAACGCCTTACTATCAGGAGTTAAAGTGTCTTTAATTCAACTTATACTTATGCGTTGGAGAAAAGTACCTCCAGCAATTATAGTTAATGCTCTTATTACATCTTTCAAAGCTGGTATTCCTTTAAACAGAAACGAGTTAGAAGCTCACTATTTAGCAGGTGGTAGAGTAAAAAATGTTGTTAACGCTCTTATTTCTGCTGACAAAGCGAATATTCCTTTAGATTTCAAATCAGCAACTGCTATTGACTTAGCAGGAAGAGACGTGTTCGAAGCTGTGCAAATGAGCGTTAATCCTAAAGTAATAAATACACCTCCTGTAACCGCCGTTGCAAAAGACGGAATTCAGCTGATTGCAAAAGCTCGTGTTACTGTAAGAGCAAATATTCGTCAGTTAGTGGGTGGTGCCGGAGAAGAAACTGTTTTAGCTCGTGTTGGTGAAGGTATTGTTACTTCTATTGGCTCATCATACAATCATAAAGAAGTGCTCGAAAATCCTGATAAAATTTCTAAAGTTGTGCTTCAACGTGGATTAGACGCTGGTACTGCATTTGAAATTCTTTCAATCGACATTGCTGATATTGACGTAGGAAAAAATATTGGTGCAATTTTACAAATGGACCAAGCTCAAGCTGATAAAAATATTGCTCAAGCTAAAGCTGAAGAACGTAGAGCTATGGCTGTTGCTCTTGAACAAGAAAACATTGCAAAAGCTCAAGAAGCTAGAGCTAGAGTTATTGAAGCTGAAGCCGAAATTCCTAAAGCTATGGCTGAAGCTTTTAGAAGTGGAAACCTTGGTGTAATTGATTATTATAAAATCAAGAACATCGAAGCTGATACGGATATGCGAAAAAATATTTCCAAAGATTAA
- a CDS encoding dinitrogenase iron-molybdenum cofactor biosynthesis protein, which yields MKIAIPITNNNQIDTHFGHAETFRIFEISDNKTINNSFDVKSSGCACKASIVGVLATHGVKTMLIGNIGEGAIRVLNNVGINVIRGCSGNIDNVINEFLSGNLKDNESVCSEHGSHSHSCHNH from the coding sequence ATGAAAATAGCAATTCCAATCACAAATAATAATCAGATTGATACACATTTTGGACATGCCGAAACATTCAGAATTTTTGAAATTTCCGACAATAAAACAATAAACAATAGCTTTGATGTTAAATCCTCTGGCTGTGCTTGTAAAGCAAGCATAGTCGGAGTTTTAGCCACACATGGAGTAAAAACTATGCTTATTGGAAATATTGGAGAAGGAGCTATAAGAGTTTTAAACAATGTAGGCATAAACGTTATAAGAGGCTGCTCGGGAAATATAGATAATGTTATCAATGAATTTTTATCTGGAAATTTAAAAGATAATGAGTCTGTTTGTTCTGAACATGGAAGCCACTCTCACAGCTGCCACAATCATTAA